A stretch of Brassica napus cultivar Da-Ae chromosome C6, Da-Ae, whole genome shotgun sequence DNA encodes these proteins:
- the LOC111199316 gene encoding cytosolic sulfotransferase 16-like, giving the protein MEPNTTQNGSQLELSEFEKTQKKYQDFISALPKSKGWRPNEILTQYNGHWWQECLLEGLLHAKDHFQARPTDFLVCSYPKTGTTWLKALTYAIVNRSRFDDATNPLLKRNPHEFVPYVEIDFAFYPTVDVLQDGKNQLYSTHIPNGSLPESIVKSGCKMVYIWRDPKDTFISMWTFLHKEKSQEGQQLASLEEAFDMFCKGLSVYGPYLDHVLGYWKAYKENPERILFLRYETMRANPLPFVKRLAEFMGYGFSAEEEEKRVAENVVKLCSFETLKNLEANKGDKEREDRPAVYANSAYFRKGKVGDWSNYLTPEMAARIDGLVEETFKDTGLLQHDQ; this is encoded by the coding sequence ATGGAACCCAACACGACCCAAAACGGATCCCAACTCGAGCTCTCAGAGTTCGAGAAGACCCAAAAGAAGTACCAAGACTTCATCTCCGCCCTCCCAAAGAGCAAAGGATGGAGACCAAACGAGATCCTAACCCAATACAACGGACACTGGTGGCAAGAATGTCTCCTCGAAGGTCTCCTCCACGCCAAAGACCATTTCCAAGCACGACCCACCGACTTCCTCGTCTGCAGCTACCCTAAAACCGGCACGACCTGGCTCAAAGCACTAACGTACGCCATCGTAAACCGATCTCGTTTCGACGACGCCACGAACCCGCTCCTCAAACGTAACCCTCACGAGTTCGTGCCTTACGTCGAGATAGACTTCGCTTTCTACCCAACCGTCGACGTACTTCAAGACGGCAAGAACCAGCTTTACTCCACCCATATACCCAACGGGTCGTTACCAGAGTCCATCGTGAAGTCCGGTTGCAAGATGGTTTACATTTGGAGAGACCCGAAGGACACTTTCATCTCCATGTGGACTTTCCTCCACAAGGAGAAGTCTCAAGAGGGTCAGCAGCTAGCGAGTCTTGAAGAGGCTTTTGATATGTTCTGTAAAGGCTTGTCTGTCTACGGTCCTTATCTGGACCATGTGTTGGGTTACTGGAAGGCTTACAAAGAGAACCCGGAGAGGATTCTGTTCCTTAGGTACGAGACGATGAGAGCTAATCCTTTGCCTTTTGTGAAGAGGTTGGCTGAGTTCATGGGTTATGGATTCAGTGCCGAGGAAGAGGAGAAGCGTGTTGCTGAGAATGTGGTGAAGCTTTGCAGCTTCGAGACGTTGAAGAATCTTGAAGCTAACAAAGGAGATAAGGAGAGAGAAGATCGCCCTGCTGTTTACGCGAATAGCGCGTATTTTAggaaaggaaaggttggagattGGTCGAATTATCTGACTCCGGAGATGGCTGCTCGTATCGATGGGTTAGTGGAAGAGACTTTCAAAGATACTGGCTTGCTTCAACATGATCAGTGA
- the LOC106415780 gene encoding dual specificity protein kinase shkB, translating to MIELLKSHGVLSYGQNGSHFEPKPLPPPIPKKSDWEIDPAELDFSNAAMIGKGSFGEIVKAYWRGTPVAVKRILSSLSDDRLVM from the exons ATGATCGAGCTACTCAAATCTCATGGCGTTTTATCTtat GGTCAAAACGGAAGTCACTTTGAACCAAAGCCTTTGCCACCACCAATTCCAAAGAAGTCTGACTGGGAGATTGACCCTGCTGAGCTGGATTTCTCAAATGCAGCCATGATTGGaaag GGTTCATTTGGTGAGATTGTGAAAGCCTATTGGAGAGGAACACCAGTGGCTGTCAAACGtattctttcttctctttcagaTGATAGACTGGTTATGTAA
- the LOC106355961 gene encoding rhomboid-like protein 17, chloroplastic: protein MHALFSRRFVVVVGSSTSQLTKSLMKKKKLAFSHSSQSRHLPSSSFVTRFVPSHVLRSEEINGFFANTLRNTHLKLKPGSLLEARAGFFDPQLPPKPWVFTGFQKRGWKSWFNGANGVVFGLIIANAALSSYTFMTGRIHTLITSGFSNVGTSQLIMNMIGLYYFGTRIARTLGPAYLLKLYFAGSLVGSLLFLSAHAVMAILKSQGVSYKDQSTPIGMLGPEGSLYAIALLDMCLYPKVTTYFAFICRVTVMLVRRTIYILIIMRVKLFANYSHSLIFQVILSVENKFLKVLDVGI from the exons atgcATGCGCTTTTCTCTCGCAGGTTCGTCGTCGTCGTTGGCTCCTCTACTTCGCAGCTAACTAAATCtctaatgaagaagaagaagctcgcTTTTTCTCACTCGAGCCAGAGCCGCCAtcttccttcttcatcttttgtAACCCGCTTTGTTCCGTCTCATGTATTACGGTCGGAGGAAATCAATGGGTTCTTTGCCAACACGTTGAGAAACACCCATCTGAAGCTGAAACCTGGAAGTCTGTTGGAAGCTAGAGCTGGGTTCTTCGATCCTCAGCTTCCTCCTAAGCCTTGGGTTTTCACTGGCTTTCAAAAACGTGGATG GAAGTCTTGGTTTAATGGAGCTAATGGTGTTGTTTTCGGATTGATAATAGCTAATGCTGCT CTATCATCGTACACCTTTATGACTGGACGTATACACACGCTGATAACTTCGGGTTTTAGTAATGTTGGAACCAGTCAACTCATCATGAACATGATTGGACTCTACTACTTTGGGACCAGA ATCGCAAGAACCTTGGGACCGGCCTACCTTTTGAAGCTGTACTTTGCGGGATCACTTGTTggctctcttctcttcttaagTGCTCATGCTGTAATGGCAATACTCAAG AGCCAAGGAGTTTCCTACAAGGATCAATCAACACCCATTGGAATGCTG GGTCCAGAGGGATCTCTATATGCCATTGCACTGCTGGATATGTGCCTCTACCCCAAAGTTACTACATACTTTGCGTTTATTTGCCGAGTAACCGTAATGCTTGTAAGGAGGACTATTTACATACTCATCATAATGAGAGTGAAACTCTTTGCTAATTACTCTCACTCTTTAATATTTCAGGTAATCTTATCCGTCGAAAACAAGTTTTTGAAGGTGTTAGATGTGGGTATCTGA
- the LOC106415779 gene encoding cytosolic sulfotransferase 18 produces the protein MESEPLTDPTGPNQDETKTEPSEFKKNQERYKALISTFTHEKGWRPKQPYIEYGGHWWIQALLEGCLHAQEFFQARPNDIFVCSYPKTGTTWLKALTFAIANRSRFDDSSNPLLKRNPHEFVPYIEIDFPFFPQLDVLNNKSNTLFSTHIPHELLPDSVVRSGCNLVYIWRDPKDTFISLWTFLHKSRSPFGPVNSLEESFDMFCRGLSWYGPYLDHVLGYWRAYQENPDKILFLKYEFMRADPLPYVKKLAEFMGFGFTEEEEQKGVAENVVNLCSFETLKNLEANKGEKEREDRAAVYVNSAFFRKGKVGDWSNYLTPEMVARIDGIMDEKFKDTGLLEHGQ, from the coding sequence ATGGAATCAGAACCCCTAACCGACCCGACAGGACCAAACCAGGACGAGACCAAGACCGAGCCGTCAGAAttcaagaagaatcaagaacGGTACAAAGCTCTAATCTCCACGTTTACTCACGAGAAAGGCTGGAGACCAAAACAACCCTATATCGAGTACGGTGGTCATTGGTGGATACAAGCTCTCCTCGAAGGCTGCCTTCACGCGCAAGAGTTCTTTCAAGCAAGACCCAACGACATCTTCGTCTGTAGCTACCCAAAGACAGGTACCACCTGGCTCAAAGCTCTCACTTTCGCCATAGCCAATAGATCTCGCTTCGATGATTCCTCGAACCCTCTCCTAAAACGCAACCCTCACGAGTTCGTTCCTTACATCGAGATCGACTTCCCTTTCTTCCCTCAACTCGATGTTCTCAACAACAAAAGCAACACTCTGTTTTCAACTCATATCCCACACGAGTTGTTACCGGATTCGGTTGTGAGATCGGGTTGTAACTTGGTTTACATCTGGAGAGATCCAAAGGACACTTTCATCTCTTTATGGACATTCCTCCACAAATCAAGGTCACCGTTTGGTCCTGTAAACAGCCTCGAGGAGTCTTTTGATATGTTCTGTCGAGGTCTGTCTTGGTACGGTCCTTATCTTGATCATGTCTTGGGGTATTGGAGAGCTTACCAAGAGAATCCTGATAAGATTCTGTTCCTGAAGTACGAGTTTATGAGAGCTGATCCTTTGCCTTATGTGAAGAAGCTAGCTGAGTTCATGGGGTTTGGATTCACGGAAGAGGAAGAGCAGAAAGGTGTTGCTGAGAATGTTGTGAATCTTTGCAGCTTCGAGACGCTGAAGAATCTTGAAGCTAACaaaggagagaaagagagggaaGATCGTGCTGCTGTTTACGTGAATAGCGCTTTTTTCAGGAAAGGTAAGGTTGGAGATTGGTCGAACTATCTGACTCCAGAAATGGTTGCTCGTATTGATGGGATAATGGATGAGAAGTTCAAGGATACAGGTTTGCTTGAACATGGTCAATGA
- the LOC111206771 gene encoding transcription termination factor MTERF15, mitochondrial-like, giving the protein MASKLKPFTNLRRYKPSPLNQNRSLSSNPTSQSNYRKQTSLANLLQRHGFPPSSLRHFLSRNTFLSNSDLSETEASLSILLSLKLPQKQLVSLINDCPNVLRPNFLRKWKLPLSGTISSSAIKTVLEHSSRFGINPDKFHECTNVLKGLGFCDSTVSKVLEAFPNVLALNEVEIHRKVEFLIGIDVPNVERFFHVFPEILGISIDSKLKPLLDEFIRIGFSKEEIKKEIFREPRVLGLELGELSRCLELIKSLKCREVIKDEILKEGLFRAGFEVKVRVDCLCRHGLIRREAFKVVWKEPRVVLYEVDEVEKKVEFLTKRMGFHVKCLADVPEYLGVNFQKQIVPRYDVVEYLWLRGGIGCDVGLKGLIKPSMKRFYNLYVKPYPECERIFGKRREDARVRKQRHPAGLWKLMKPPSHVTTEEDVVNMKSFVESLA; this is encoded by the coding sequence ATGGCCTCAAAGCTCAAACCTTTCACCAATCTCCGTCGCTACAAACCATCTCCACTCAACCAGAACCGATCACTATCCTCAAACCCCACTTCCCAATCGAACTACAGGAAGCAAACCTCACTCGCGAACCTCCTCCAACGTCACGGTTTCCCTCCCTCATCTCTCCGACACTTCCTCTCACGAAACACCTTCCTCTCAAACTCAGATCTATCCGAAACCGAAGCTTCTCTCTCCATCTTACTATCCCTCAAACTCCCTCAGAAACAACTCGTCTCCTTGATCAACGACTGCCCCAACGTCCTCCGACCAAACTTCCTTAGAAAATGGAAACTTCCTCTCTCGGGGACCATCTCCTCTTCAGCAATCAAAACCGTCCTCGAACACTCGAGTAGATTCGGAATCAACCCAGATAAGTTTCACGAATGCACTAACGTCCTTAAAGGTTTAGGCTTTTGCGATAGTACTGTAAGTAAAGTTCTTGAAGCCTTCCCTAACGTTCTTGCACTGAACGAGGTTGAAATCCACAGAAAGGTTGAGTTTTTGATTGGAATCGATGTTCCTAACGTTGAGAGGTTCTTTCACGTTTTCCCCGAGATCTTAGGGATTAGTATTGACTCTAAGCTTAAGCCGTTACTCGATGAGTTTATAAGGATCGGGTTTAGTAAAGAGGAGATCAAGAAAGAGATTTTCAGAGAGCCGAGGGTTCTTGGTTTAGAGTTGGGAGAGCTTTCAAGATGTTTGGAGTTGATCAAGTCGTTGAAATGCCGTGAAGTGATTAAAGATGAGATTCTTAAAGAAGGATTGTTTCGTGCAGGGTTTGAAGTGAAGGTTAGAGTTGATTGTTTATGCAGACACGGGTTGATTCGGAGAGAGGCCTTCAAGGTTGTGTGGAAAGAGCCGAGGGTGGTTTTGTACGAGGTGGATGAGGTAGAGAAGAAGGTTGAGTTTTTGACTAAGAGGATGGGGTTTCATGTGAAGTGTTTAGCTGATGTGCCGGAGTATCTAGGGGTGAATTTTCAGAAGCAGATTGTGCCGCGGTACGATGTGGTTGAGTACTTGTGGCTTAGAGGCGGGATTGGTTGTGATGTTGGGTTGAAAGGTTTGATTAAACCGAGTATGAAGAGGTTCTATAACTTGTATGTGAAACCTTATCCGGAGTGTGAAAGAATCTTTGGGAAGAGGAGGGAGGATGCACGGGTGAGGAAGCAGCGACATCCTGCTGGGCTTTGGAAGCTTATGAAGCCGCCTAGCCATGTCACAACGGAGGAAGATGTTGTGAACATGAAGTCTTTTGTAGAGTCGCTTGCTTAG
- the LOC106382837 gene encoding mediator-associated protein 2-like, whose translation MALDYKPPEEFVVNNLQPLADFDVTGSTELWLIQCPMSHVPEIEGKELKVKLGEDGVLGRFEDSPGKEVELVSFASQEGDATVIIPCEKESKIVGKISRRVSLVRFPEPEELLETFKTQQKALRAVTSSSVRNSNPAMSSRRKSKQVFLP comes from the coding sequence ATGGCGTTGGATTACAAACCTCCAGAAGAGTTCGTAGTCAACAACTTACAGCCCCTTGCTGACTTCGATGTGACGGGATCGACGGAGCTCTGGCTCATCCAGTGCCCTATGAGCCACGTTCCGGAGATTGAAGGGAAGGAGCTTAAGGTTAAGCTTGGTGAAGATGGAGTCTTGGGACGTTTCGAGGATTCTCCTGGTAAAGAGGTTGAACTTGTTAGCTTTGCTTCTCAAGAAGGTGATGCAACTGTGATTATACCTTGTGAGAAGGAATCAAAGATCGTTGGGAAGATTTCGAGGCGAGTTTCGTTGGTTCGGTTCCCTGAACCGGAAGAGCTTCTTGAGACATTTAAAACTCAGCAGAAGGCTTTGAGAGCTGTGACGAGTTCCTCTGTTAGAAACTCTAATCCAGCTATGAGTAGCAGGCGTAAAAGCAAACAAGTATTTTTGCCATAA
- the LOC106357253 gene encoding cytochrome P450 78A5, giving the protein MAIDMSLSFAYPFVSLDLCLSIVLFISLFVFWLTPGGFAWALYKARFHTRPESKTLPAIPGPSGLPIIGLLLAFVNNALTHRILANIANSCKAKALMAFSVGSTRFVITSEPGTAKEILNSSAFADRPVKESAYELLFHRAMGFAPFGDYWRELRRISYTHLFSPKRISSFGESRRIIGENMVGEIKNAIKSYGEVHVKRILHFGSLNNVMSSVFGKTYDFNDGSIVNSKLEHLVSEGYELLGIFNWSDHFPGMRWLDLQGVRRRCRSLVGKVNVFVGNIIEEHKSKRSLRDNKEEKGTNDDDFVDVLLGMQGNIKLSDSDMIAVLWEMIFRGTDTVAILLEWILARMILHPDIQAKAQAEIDAIEGEMGRQVSDSDLSKLPYIRAIVKETLRMHPPGPLLSWARLSIHDTQIGTHFIPAGTTAMVNMWAITHDEKVWPEAHEYKPERFLGSQESDNFPIMGSDLRLAPFGAGRRVCPGKSMGIATVELWLAQLLGSFKWVPCGEVDLSETLKLSLEMKNSLVCKAIPRV; this is encoded by the exons ATGGCTATTGACATGAGTCTTTCCTTCGCTTATCCATTTGTGAGTCTCGACCTTTGTCTCAGCATTGTCCTCTTCATCTCCCTTTTCGTTTTCTGGTTAACACCAGGTGGCTTTGCTTGGGCACTATACAAAGCTCGTTTCCACACCCGACCAGAATCCAAAACCCTACCCGCCATTCCTGGCCCGTCTGGTCTCCCCATCATTGGCCTCCTCTTAGCCTTCGTTAACAACGCCTTGACACACAGAATCCTCGCCAATATCGCTAACTCTTGCAAAGCAAAAGCTCTCATGGCGTTCTCGGTCGGGTCTACCCGGTTTGTGATAACTAGCGAACCGGGGACGGCCAAAGAGATCTTAAACAGCTCGGCTTTCGCGGACCGGCCTGTGAAAGAGTCGGCTTACGAGCTGCTTTTTCATAGAGCTATGGGGTTTGCTCCATTTGGTGATTACTGGAGAGAGCTGAGGAGAATCTCTTATACTCATCTCTTTAGTCCTAAGAGGATCTCCTCTTTCGGAGAATCACGTCGAATAATCGGGGAAAATATGGTAGGAGAGATCAAGAACGCAATCAAAAGTTATGGAGAAGTGCATGTCAAACGAATCTTGCATTTTGGATCACTTAACAACGTGATGTCTAGCGTTTTCGGCAAAACATATGACTTCAACGATGGTAGTATCGTTAACTCGAAGTTGGAGCATTTGGTATCCGAAGGCTATGAGCTTCTTGGAATATTCAACTGGAGTGATCATTTCCCGGGAATGAGGTGGTTAGATTTACAAGGCGTAAGGAGAAGATGCCGTAGCTTGGTCGGTAAGGTGAATGTGTTTGTCGGAAATATTATCGAGGAGCACAAATCAAAGAGGTCTCTTCGTGATAATAAAGAAGAAAAGGGCACTAATGATGATGACTTTGTTGATGTCTTACTTGGCATGCAAGGCAACATCAAACTTTCAGACTCTGACATGATTGCCGTCCTTTGG GAAATGATTTTTAGGGGAACAGACACCGTGGCGATTCTATTGGAATGGATCCTTGCGAGGATGATTCTTCACCCTGACATTCAAGCCAAGGCGCAGGCCGAGATCGATGCCATCGAGGGTGAAATGGGACGCCAAGTCTCAGACTCAGACCTCTCCAAGCTTCCATACATTCGTGCCATCGTCAAGGAAACCCTAAGGATGCACCCACCTGGTCCTCTCCTCTCATGGGCTCGTCTCTCTATTCACGACACTCAAATTGGGACCCACTTTATCCCCGCTGGGACCACTGCCATGGTTAACATGTGGGCGATAACCCATGATGAAAAGGTCTGGCCGGAGGCTCATGAGTATAAGCCAGAGAGGTTTCTTGGTTCACAAGAAAGTGATAACTTTCCCATTATGGGATCTGATTTGAGGCTTGCTCCCTTTGGTGCTGGACGTAGGGTCTGTCCTGGTAAGTCTATGGGTATAGCTACTGTGGAGTTATGGCTGGCTCAGTTGCTAGGTAGCTTCAAGTGGGTTCCCTGTGGTGAAGTAGATTTGAGCGAGACTTTGAAGCTCTCACTGGAGATGAAGAACTCTCTTGTTTGTAAGGCAATTCCTAGGGTTTAA